Within the Tachysurus fulvidraco isolate hzauxx_2018 chromosome 3, HZAU_PFXX_2.0, whole genome shotgun sequence genome, the region TCATGAATAACATTGTTACTGGTTTTGTGATCTCATCATGCATGAATTTATAAAACAagtgtagataaaaaaaaatcatattgaCTTTAAGGTtgccacacactcactcgaTTCTCAGGTCGTGTTCAGTGTGCTTTTTGCTGTACAAAGTATATAATCATTATCAGGACCTTTTATATAAAGAGATATGGCTCAAATGCATGTAATGTTTGCACTTTCATCACCTTTCATACATGGATTGACTGCTTTTTGTCGAGAGTAAACATACGTGTACATAGATAAACATAGATCATCTCGTCTTGAAATGAATTTagtttttaaatggaaaatgcTCCCTTTCTAAAGCGAGTGTTAAAGATAAGCTCAGTACGATGACAAGTTATCAAAACACAGGGCAACTTTCAAGAACAATAACGTACTATTCTCTACAGCACATATAGTATGCTTGGAGAGATGAAAACAAGGATAACATGATAGAAAATGCCTTAGTTAGCTTGATAGCCGAATCATAATTGCTTGCTAAGACTGTTGGTCATTTTCTGATGTGCTGATATTCACAGTTCTTGCGAAGCTAAAAGTCTAACAAtgtgttctgtttgttcttAGGTGCATTTCTGATCCCATACCTCATAGCTCTGGCGTTTGAAGGGCTTCCTCTGCTTCACATGGAGCTAGCTATTGGTCAGAGGCTCCGCATGGGCAGCATAGGAGTCTGGAACTCGATCTCACCTTATCTAGGAGGAGTAGGTAGGCACTCGTAGTCTTATGACAGAACTATGTGCACAATGGTTATGTACAGTTAAGTACTGTATAAGTAAGTTTAGTTTAGTacgggatttttttttgtactgtgttGCATCAGTAATGATACACTATGGATATGTTTGTGTTATCATTTCTGTTTAACAATGTTGTGAAGTGAAACTCTTACcactgttgctgtgtgtgtgtgcgtgtgtgtgtgtgtgtgtgtgtgtgtgtgtgtgtgtgtgtgtgtgtgtgtgtgtgtgtgtgtgtgtgagcaggtgTGGCCTCGATGACTGTGTCATTTTTAGttggtttattttataacaCTATACTGGCCTGGGTTCTGTGGTATTTCTTCCATTCATTCCAAAACCCATTGCCATGGGAGTCGTGCCCAGTCAACGCAAATCTCACTGGTAAGACACAAACAGTATCACATTAGTACACATTAAGACCAGAGGTGGGTAGAGTAGCCAAaaattgtactcaagtaaaataaagtgacgtgacatacggctaagtacggtgacccatactcagaattcgttctctgcatttgacccatccaaagtgcacacacacagcagtgaacacacacaccatgaacacacacccggagcagtgggcagccatttatgctgcagcacccagggagcagttggggggttcggtgccttgctcaagggcacctcagtcgtggccggcccgagactcaaacccacaaccttaggattacgagtcagactctaaccattaggccacgacttgcccccaaAAGATTCTTGCATATCCCAGGCTATTATGAGCCTGGAGtcaaagcacagggtcagccatcgtGCGGttcccctggagcaggtgaggttaagggccttgctcaaggacccaacgtagaCGTATCAGCAGCTtgtggccttgaaccccgaccttccgATTAGGAACACAGTGTCTGGACTGGCAGACCATCACATCCTTACAAAAGTTGATTCGTGGTTCCACTGGGGCTCAAACCCAGGACCTTCTGCGTGTAAAGCAGACGTGATAAATGCTACACTATGGAACCAGCTGATTATGTTctgttacttcagaataatatgactcaagtaaaagtaaaaagtagacatccaaataattacttgaataagagtaaaaaagtacttggtgaaaaaactactcaagtactgagtaactgttgagtaatgtctgatttaatttttaacacaagacaacaatcaagcagacaaaaatacaaaataatctttaggcaaattatggctcatccaatcaataaaataaattaaaattaattaattaaattaattaattaattgcaaaatagcttaaattaaaataattcaggtaaattcaagtacttaataaataaaaataaataaaaaataaatacaaagaagtaacacaaatttccaaacctttatactttttacCAGGCATAACTAGAACGAGGCAGcccataaattctcataaactttgtgtgtgtgtctccagtgacagaacaacagaaggaaacacacacacatttcataccaggcatgctgaacagaaaactgcacaccggtcaacgtaaaacgtgtgtgtacgtgtgggaaatatgcagaaacaaactatttcaccaaaaaatcaCTCAGTGACGTCACTATTAAACTTCACCGTCTGCATTGCCGACGGTTTGTGTTGCTAACTAACCCGTCCCGCCGTTCAGATTGAGTATGGTAACGTGACGAGACTACGTTTGATTGCTGAAACACAGTCACGGGGTTAGAGCCTTAGTggaagtttctctctctgtcaaaaaaaaaacaacattaaaattgatgtgtagaataccaaagaggtaaaaagaaaagtaacgagCTCATTGTAGCCTAATGTAGCGGAGTAAGAGTACAGTTTCCTCTTCACAAATCTACCCAAGTAAAAGTACAAAgtatagtgatttaaaactactcctagaagtataattttttcaaaaacgtactcaagtaaatgtaacTCGTTACTACCCACCTCTGCTTAAGACAAACCAAACATTTTTTGTTGAAACTTTTTGGTTCTTCCCTAAACTGTTGCCACAATCTGAAGTTTGAAGCACACAGTTGTACAGCATGTCATTGTAGGCTGTAAAAGTAtttcacttcactaaaattaagaTGCCCTCAATTCTACTGAACACGTTTGAGATGAACAGGATTGGCAGCTGCACCCCCAGTCCTCCTCATCCGCTATCACTGCCTGACCTTTGAAAAGAATTGAGAGTATATAGGAAACTGTATATGTGAACATATGAATCTATCAAAGAAAATTAGAGGTACTTAGATAGACAAAGATTTTTAAGTTGAAATTATAATAGTTTTTCCACAATATTTTATACTAAAGGATCTAAAAAGAATCTTCTTACAATGTTCTTAGTGTATTTCTGGTGAATTCAATGGAACCCATAATCTCATACGTCACTcaccacaaccatctctttccATTAccacattattataataatgacaGGGCTATACAGTTTCAGTGTCTCATCAGGGTTTATAAATGCTTTATGTTCTTGCAGGGTATGTGGAAGAATGTGAGAAGAGCACTCCAGTGAACTACTTCTGGTACAGAGAAACACTGAATATCACTCCGAACATTTTGAGTAATGGGGGTCTTCAGTGGTGGCTGGTGCTGTGTCTGGCTTCAGCTTGGGGTATTGTCTACATCTGCTTTATTCGAGGCATCGAGACCATCGGCAAGGTCAGGAACCTCCTTACTATCTGTCTCACTTATTACTATACTATTCAATTaatcatatttatattcattaatcAGACTATTAAACCTTTGTGTACAGGCAGTTTATGTCACAGCTACATTCCCATATCTTGTGCTTACCATCTTTCTGGTCCGGGCATTGACTTTGCCAGGAGCTACTATAGGATTGCGCCACCTTTTCACACCGAATGTAAGTATTTTCTGCTGAAGAAGCTCTCGGAGTCTCAGCAGACCGCTATATACCATTTCCCGTTCAGCTGACCCCATCCTTATTTCTTGTGTTACAGTGTCCTTTGTTTCATGTTCATAGACAACACTGGAGTAACTGGAACATATCATGCATtaattatttttgattattatgattaatatacactttttgttctttaaaataTTCTATACTTCCATACACTTATTCATTTGATAAGGGGCAACTTGCTATAAAATATGGGGCCTAGTTAGTTAGTGCTAAATAATCTAGAACCTACTCCTTATCTGTGTAAATAGACTAACACTTTGGTTATTTAAATGTTGAATAGATGTAATCTAATGTACTCTGATGCTGTGTACTTTTGAGGGGTCTTCCTGGTAGTGGTAGTTACAACCTGCTGATCAGTAGTCCAGAGTTATAACTGCCCTTAAATATGACTTTTATCTCAGTGGCTAATTGGCAAAAATCTATATGGATCACTGGCCAAGTTTAATCTTAAATACCAATGGCAAAACGGAAGAGAAATGGAATACTGTGGAAGTGGACTATCTCCTACAGCTGTGTATTTATGAGATATTTGATgctaagtatgtatgtatgttaatGAACTTTCCGTACTTTCTGACAGTGGGAGACATTGAAAAACCCAGCAGTGTGGTTAGATGCTGCAACCCAAATCTTCTTCTCGCTGTCACTTGCATTTGGAGGCCTCATTGCATTTTCCAGCTATAACCCACAAAAGTAAGCCTTATATCACAGACAAATGTACACATTTTATAATCTGCTGCACTCAAGCCAACAGAAAATGCTTACAGAATTTATTACTGATGCATTGTATTGATGAAATATACCTCATAtcaaaggaaaaggaaaatgtGATAATATGTGGATGTTAAAAATGGAGAATTTATATCCTGAGACAGGGGTTTAATAATGTACtagtgtatttatatttaaagcttTAAGAAGTGAAAAGTGGGGGCTTGATAGCTTAGTGATTAGTACCTCATACCTCTGGGGTTGGAGTTTTGATTCCTGCCTCGTTCCCTGAGTCCCTTGGGTTACAGGGTCCCCGTTGCTCTCTATAGGAAAAGTGGTACAGAAAACGGATGAAAATACTGCAaagactaaaaataaaacaacagtaataacataattttaacttttaattaaaattaaatccttttttttcccagaaacAACTGTGAGCGAGATGCTCTTATTGTTGGCTGCATCAACAGTGCTACCTCGATCTATGCATCGATACCTATTTTTTCTATCCTGGGATTTAAAGCACTGTCAAGCTATAATGACTGTATAAACAGGTAAGCACAAGTTATCTACAGAAAACAAATGACAGAGAATGTCATTGTTGATATATATTTCTTGATTCTTGTTTTCACAGTAATATCCTGGAATTAACAAATGCTTTTAATATTCCGGATATGAATATAACAGAGGACAATTATGAGAGATGGTTGACAGAGCTTAATCATACAAATCCACATGCAATTCAGAACCTTAATCTGAAGATATGCAATCTCCAAGAACTGC harbors:
- the LOC113644865 gene encoding sodium-dependent neutral amino acid transporter B(0)AT3-like, with the translated sequence MDGAQSTKDFELNQVPEETTKTDERPKWDNKVQYLLTCIGFAVGLGNVWRFPYLCQVYGGGAFLIPYLIALAFEGLPLLHMELAIGQRLRMGSIGVWNSISPYLGGVGVASMTVSFLVGLFYNTILAWVLWYFFHSFQNPLPWESCPVNANLTGYVEECEKSTPVNYFWYRETLNITPNILSNGGLQWWLVLCLASAWGIVYICFIRGIETIGKAVYVTATFPYLVLTIFLVRALTLPGATIGLRHLFTPNWETLKNPAVWLDAATQIFFSLSLAFGGLIAFSSYNPQKNNCERDALIVGCINSATSIYASIPIFSILGFKALSSYNDCINSNILELTNAFNIPDMNITEDNYERWLTELNHTNPHAIQNLNLKICNLQELLDQSASGTGLAFIVFTEAVIKMPGSQVWAVLFFIMLFSLGLSSMFGNLEGVLTPLLDLHLVPKCIPKEIFTGLMCMLSFFVALIFTLGSGNYWLTIFNNYVGSLPLLVIAFFEITAVMYIYGGNRFSDDIEWMTGRRPNLYWQATWRVISPLMLLVVLFAYVVVQAQENPTYDAWNPDYVNFPAPEILKYPGWVYAICILLAAVPCLLIPLWALCHFIKFSWKYLADRQIKIFHDNEGYEVET